A region of Hydrogenimonas cancrithermarum DNA encodes the following proteins:
- a CDS encoding PDC sensor domain-containing protein, with protein sequence MVIKEIQQFSEIRTKARAYLCYLLSRNIPNRTPEVNLDTIVQALKKIKKEVKEIDTLYVLDAMGRQIIANISKTPKYRTGEGENRADRAYYYRAVREKRCILTDPYPSKIGGILVVTAAYPVYNDKGQLKYVVAIDIPLEKLLHMVHPASGETLFGRFSRFSYSAFSLALFAVAVILFINGVKSFFTANFNIWNIDIKEMFEATILLTLSLAIFDLVKAIFEEEVLGQHRKAEHNEIHKTMVRFLGSIIIALAIEALMLVFKFAIIDPEKLVYAVYLIGGVTMLLVGLAYYLRSIGKEVD encoded by the coding sequence ATGGTCATCAAAGAGATTCAGCAGTTTTCCGAAATTCGGACGAAAGCACGGGCCTATCTGTGTTATCTACTTTCGAGAAACATTCCGAATCGAACGCCGGAAGTGAATCTCGATACGATCGTACAGGCTTTGAAAAAGATCAAAAAAGAGGTCAAAGAGATCGATACGCTCTACGTGCTCGACGCGATGGGGCGGCAGATCATCGCGAATATCAGCAAGACGCCGAAGTACCGCACGGGTGAAGGGGAGAATCGTGCCGACCGTGCCTATTACTACAGGGCAGTGCGGGAGAAGCGCTGTATTTTGACCGACCCTTACCCTTCGAAGATCGGGGGGATTCTGGTCGTGACGGCGGCCTATCCCGTCTATAACGACAAAGGGCAGCTCAAGTACGTCGTCGCGATCGACATTCCGCTGGAGAAATTACTTCACATGGTTCATCCGGCCTCGGGGGAGACGCTGTTCGGACGCTTCTCCCGTTTCAGCTATAGCGCATTTTCCCTCGCGCTCTTTGCCGTCGCTGTGATCCTCTTCATCAATGGGGTCAAGAGCTTTTTCACGGCCAATTTCAACATATGGAACATCGACATCAAAGAGATGTTCGAAGCGACGATTCTTTTGACGCTTTCACTGGCGATCTTCGATCTGGTCAAGGCGATTTTCGAAGAGGAGGTACTCGGACAGCACAGAAAGGCCGAGCACAACGAAATCCACAAGACGATGGTACGCTTTCTCGGCTCCATCATCATCGCCCTGGCGATCGAGGCGTTGATGCTGGTCTTTAAATTCGCTATAATCGACCCCGAAAAACTGGTCTACGCGGTCTACCTGATCGGCGGTGTCACGATGCTTCTGGTCGGCCTTGCCTATTATCTGCGTAGCATAGGGAAAGAAGTGGATTGA
- the hisH gene encoding imidazole glycerol phosphate synthase subunit HisH, which translates to MVAIIDYNMGNLASVRNALAKIGAESEVVSDPDRVKRYDKVLLPGVGAFGDAMEHLRKNGMDDAVKRFAESGRPMLGICLGMQLLFSKSLEFGEHEGLGLIPGEVVPFDPNLFQTPHKIPHMGWNELFVQKETPLFKDLPKAFYLYFVHSYHAVTADEYAIGRTWYGYEFVSAVQNGNVFGIQPHPEKSHDNGLKILKNFVEL; encoded by the coding sequence ATGGTTGCGATTATAGACTACAACATGGGCAATCTCGCCAGTGTGCGCAATGCGCTGGCGAAGATCGGGGCGGAGTCGGAGGTGGTTTCGGACCCCGATCGTGTCAAGCGGTACGACAAAGTGCTGCTTCCCGGCGTCGGAGCGTTCGGCGACGCGATGGAGCATCTGCGAAAAAACGGGATGGACGATGCGGTGAAACGGTTCGCCGAAAGCGGCAGGCCGATGCTCGGAATCTGTTTGGGAATGCAGCTTCTCTTTTCCAAAAGCCTGGAGTTCGGCGAACACGAAGGGCTCGGCCTGATCCCCGGCGAAGTCGTACCGTTCGACCCCAACCTTTTCCAGACGCCCCACAAGATTCCGCATATGGGGTGGAACGAGCTTTTCGTACAGAAGGAGACTCCGCTTTTCAAAGACCTTCCAAAAGCGTTCTATCTCTATTTCGTCCACTCCTACCACGCCGTCACGGCCGATGAGTATGCCATCGGCAGGACATGGTACGGGTACGAATTCGTGAGTGCCGTGCAAAACGGCAACGTTTTCGGCATTCAGCCGCATCCCGAGAAGTCGCACGACAACGGATTGAAAATTTTAAAAAACTTCGTGGAGCTATGA
- the hisA gene encoding 1-(5-phosphoribosyl)-5-[(5-phosphoribosylamino)methylideneamino]imidazole-4-carboxamide isomerase, protein MEILPAIDLKDGKAVRLTKGLMESAKIYSDEPWQLAKTFEEMGSKWLHLVDLNGAFAGEPKNLEQIEKIRKNCNLKMELGGGIRDEETIRRYIDLGIDRLILGSIAVKDPAFVKAMAAKYPIAVGIDAIDGYVAVEGWAEVSRMKATDLARAFADCGVEAIICTDVGRDGTLSGVNVDFTVSIAEASGIDTIASGGVKDLGDIEALHATGKVAGVIVGKAFYEGTLDLRKAFERVREAAGR, encoded by the coding sequence ATGGAAATATTACCGGCGATCGATCTCAAAGACGGGAAGGCCGTGCGCCTTACCAAAGGGTTGATGGAGAGCGCGAAAATCTACAGCGACGAGCCGTGGCAGTTGGCGAAAACATTCGAGGAGATGGGGTCGAAGTGGTTGCATCTGGTCGATCTCAACGGAGCTTTCGCGGGAGAGCCGAAAAATCTCGAACAGATCGAGAAGATTCGGAAAAACTGCAACCTGAAGATGGAACTCGGTGGGGGTATCCGTGACGAAGAGACGATCAGGCGTTATATCGACCTCGGTATCGACCGACTGATTCTGGGTTCTATCGCTGTCAAAGACCCCGCTTTCGTCAAAGCGATGGCGGCGAAATACCCGATCGCCGTCGGTATCGATGCGATCGACGGCTATGTCGCCGTAGAAGGATGGGCGGAAGTGAGCCGGATGAAAGCGACCGACCTGGCAAGAGCCTTCGCCGACTGCGGTGTGGAGGCGATTATCTGTACCGATGTGGGGCGCGACGGTACACTTTCGGGTGTAAATGTCGATTTTACCGTAAGCATCGCCGAGGCCAGCGGGATCGATACGATCGCGAGCGGCGGCGTGAAAGATCTGGGCGATATCGAAGCGCTGCACGCGACCGGAAAAGTGGCGGGTGTCATCGTGGGGAAAGCGTTCTACGAAGGGACGCTGGATCTGCGCAAAGCGTTCGAGAGAGTCCGGGAAGCTGCCGGCCGCTAG
- a CDS encoding chemotaxis response regulator CheY, translating to MKIMVVDDSSTMRRIIKNTLNRLGYKDLLEAADGVEAWEVMQRHKDEIGVLITDWNMPNMNGLELVKKVRSDSAFEDIPIIMVTTEGGKAEVITALKAGVNNYIVKPFTPQVLKEKLEAVLGISD from the coding sequence TTGAAAATTATGGTGGTTGACGACAGTTCGACAATGCGGCGGATCATTAAAAACACGCTGAATCGACTGGGATACAAAGATCTTCTCGAGGCTGCCGACGGCGTTGAAGCATGGGAAGTCATGCAGCGGCACAAGGATGAGATCGGCGTGCTCATCACCGACTGGAACATGCCGAACATGAATGGCCTGGAGCTTGTCAAAAAAGTGCGCTCCGACAGTGCATTCGAAGATATTCCGATCATCATGGTTACCACGGAAGGCGGCAAGGCGGAAGTCATCACGGCGCTCAAAGCGGGTGTGAACAACTACATCGTCAAACCCTTTACACCGCAGGTACTCAAAGAAAAACTCGAAGCGGTACTCGGCATTAGCGACTGA
- a CDS encoding 50S ribosomal protein L11 methyltransferase, with amino-acid sequence MKDTYSELTVRPSNHLELFLDFLQTLFPETIEITEDALILRSEEPLEEIAWGAKAFAEALSENLGEPVHVDTSIETKENVDWIARYREAIKPVEVGDFYVYPSWEAPKEGKRNIMIDPALAFGSGHHETTSSCLKAIGERVKENDTLLDVGCGSGILGIAAAMLGAKVDACDTDPLAVENAQKNFGLNNQCVNEIWEGSAPGTDKSYDVVVANIVADVLRMIAKDLKKRTKPGGLLILSGILDTKEALIDEAFSDLELQETIANNEWLTKIYRKEG; translated from the coding sequence ATGAAAGATACCTACAGCGAACTGACGGTAAGGCCGTCGAACCATCTCGAGCTCTTCCTCGATTTTCTTCAAACACTCTTCCCCGAAACGATCGAGATCACGGAGGATGCACTCATCCTTCGTTCGGAAGAGCCACTCGAGGAGATCGCATGGGGAGCGAAAGCCTTCGCCGAGGCGCTGAGCGAAAATCTCGGCGAACCGGTGCATGTCGATACATCGATCGAAACGAAAGAGAACGTCGACTGGATCGCCAGATACCGTGAAGCGATAAAACCGGTCGAAGTGGGCGATTTTTACGTCTATCCGAGCTGGGAGGCACCGAAAGAGGGCAAGCGAAACATCATGATCGATCCGGCACTGGCATTCGGGTCGGGCCACCATGAGACGACTTCGAGCTGCCTCAAGGCGATCGGTGAACGCGTCAAAGAGAACGATACGCTGCTGGATGTTGGATGCGGCAGCGGAATACTCGGGATCGCGGCGGCAATGCTGGGCGCAAAGGTGGATGCGTGCGATACCGATCCACTGGCGGTGGAGAATGCGCAAAAAAATTTCGGGCTCAACAACCAGTGTGTCAACGAGATATGGGAAGGCTCCGCACCCGGGACCGACAAAAGCTACGATGTGGTGGTCGCCAATATCGTGGCGGATGTACTTCGGATGATTGCCAAAGACTTAAAAAAGCGCACTAAACCGGGCGGGTTATTGATCCTTTCGGGGATACTGGATACAAAGGAGGCGCTGATCGACGAAGCATTCAGCGATCTTGAGCTTCAAGAGACGATCGCCAACAACGAGTGGCTTACAAAAATTTACAGAAAAGAAGGATAG